The proteins below are encoded in one region of Arenibacter algicola:
- a CDS encoding SusC/RagA family TonB-linked outer membrane protein has protein sequence MIKKIHYYFMVLAIFCVQGLMAQNITVTGTVTDDQGVPLPGVNVVEKGTSNGTSSDFDGNYTIVVSNGNGVLVFSSLGFSSKEISINGQSTVNVSLLEDAEQLGEVVVTALGISREKKSLGYAMTELQSDEINTVKNYNVANSLVGKVAGLTVSQSGGVGSGSRIVIRGNNSITGRNQALIVVDGIPINDSGNESGGSVFNSSVSGGGITDINPEDIESVSVLKGPNAAALYGSRAASGAIVITTKSGTRSKGIGVTLNSNITVENPMFLPDYQNEYGQGTSGTVYPDMGSLGGSSWGSRLDGSPEIYFDGTEKPYLAQENNVSDFFETGVQNINSFALTGGGEKFNARFSYTNNHTNTILPNSGLESHNFNLRAMTDLTDKLSFDTKVTYFTQNLNNRISLGSEGVLGYVFYMPRNVRTADLKNYQVENPSLYDPDNNISDYDVISYTGQGNSTGNPYWILNEDSNKESRNRFLGLAKVNYKFNDWLSLFVRMSGDVTNINNAQITAEGNHFSRFGGLSFSETKISELNSDFLFTSNLDITEKLNLSANLGGNLFKTSAQSIGVSGSRFKIPNRHILANTQEQTTSHSPSAIKKVNSLYAAFNFAYDDFLYLDVTGRNDWSSTLPEENRSFFYPSVNLSFLTNRFIDPERKVLDLLKIRGSWAQVGNDTGAYQLSQTYPVSTIGYLGLTVLGFPDVKYNPNLKPENVTSSEIGFEARLFQNRLFADFSYYNIVTKDMIFRTPVNPATGYSFFLDNFGEVQNKGIELQFGGTPVRTDNFSWDVNLNYSKNENTVNEMIQELETVTLNTTNSGNVSIRAQIDGGIGDIYGTVWDTDDSGNLLVNAEGLPIASSETVLIGNSQPDWQGGITNTFTYKNLSMRFLVDGRFGGKVYSATSASLDGTGVSERSLAFREDGIVVDAINTDTGAQNTVNVSGQRYWGAMSGIAENYIYDQTNVRLREFSLTYSLPNKVSKSLGVNSASLGLIGRNLFFFHKDAPDIDPEAVLGTGLSGQGISLNNVPTIRSIGLNFILNF, from the coding sequence ATGATTAAAAAAATTCATTACTATTTTATGGTTCTGGCCATCTTCTGTGTTCAGGGATTAATGGCTCAGAATATTACGGTTACCGGGACGGTGACCGATGACCAGGGAGTTCCATTGCCTGGTGTAAACGTTGTGGAGAAGGGTACGTCCAATGGTACATCTTCCGATTTTGATGGTAACTATACTATAGTGGTTAGCAATGGGAATGGTGTTTTGGTTTTTTCTTCCCTTGGATTTTCCTCTAAGGAAATTTCGATTAATGGGCAGTCCACCGTTAACGTTTCTTTACTTGAAGATGCGGAACAACTTGGGGAAGTTGTGGTTACAGCTTTAGGTATTTCCAGGGAGAAAAAGTCCTTAGGTTATGCCATGACGGAACTCCAGTCTGATGAGATCAATACAGTAAAGAACTATAACGTAGCCAATTCCCTTGTGGGTAAGGTTGCCGGTTTAACGGTTAGTCAGTCCGGAGGCGTAGGTTCTGGATCTAGAATAGTTATTCGTGGAAATAACTCAATTACCGGTAGAAACCAGGCGCTTATTGTAGTGGATGGTATCCCAATCAATGATTCGGGTAACGAGTCTGGTGGTAGTGTATTCAATAGTTCTGTTTCCGGAGGAGGAATTACCGATATCAATCCAGAGGATATCGAATCGGTTTCTGTACTTAAAGGTCCAAACGCAGCGGCTCTTTATGGTTCTAGAGCGGCTTCCGGAGCAATTGTAATTACTACTAAGAGTGGTACACGTTCAAAAGGTATCGGAGTAACCCTTAATTCCAATATTACTGTGGAAAATCCTATGTTTTTGCCAGACTATCAAAATGAATATGGTCAAGGCACTAGTGGGACTGTATATCCGGATATGGGAAGTTTGGGAGGTTCTTCATGGGGATCAAGATTGGATGGTTCACCTGAAATTTATTTCGATGGTACAGAAAAACCTTATTTGGCCCAAGAAAATAATGTATCCGATTTTTTTGAAACAGGTGTTCAGAATATTAACTCCTTTGCACTTACTGGTGGCGGAGAGAAGTTCAACGCTAGGTTCTCTTATACCAATAACCATACAAATACTATTTTGCCCAATTCGGGACTTGAAAGCCATAACTTTAATTTAAGGGCAATGACAGATCTGACCGATAAATTGAGCTTTGATACCAAGGTGACCTATTTTACACAAAACCTTAATAATAGGATATCACTCGGTTCTGAAGGGGTTTTGGGTTATGTTTTTTATATGCCGCGTAACGTAAGAACTGCCGATCTTAAAAATTATCAAGTTGAAAATCCAAGCCTTTATGACCCGGATAACAATATTAGCGATTACGATGTTATTAGCTACACGGGTCAGGGAAATAGTACTGGAAACCCTTATTGGATTTTAAATGAGGATAGTAACAAGGAGTCAAGAAACCGCTTTTTAGGCTTGGCCAAGGTAAATTATAAGTTTAATGATTGGCTTTCCCTTTTCGTGCGTATGAGTGGTGATGTTACCAATATAAACAATGCACAGATAACAGCTGAAGGAAATCATTTTTCTCGATTTGGAGGTCTTTCTTTTTCGGAAACTAAGATTTCAGAATTGAATTCGGACTTTTTATTTACTTCCAATCTTGATATTACAGAAAAGTTGAATCTTTCGGCCAACCTTGGGGGTAACTTGTTTAAAACTTCTGCCCAGAGCATTGGTGTATCGGGGTCCCGTTTCAAGATACCTAACCGACATATTTTGGCTAATACCCAAGAGCAGACTACTAGCCACTCACCAAGTGCCATTAAAAAAGTAAATTCCTTATATGCAGCATTCAATTTTGCCTATGACGATTTTCTTTATCTTGATGTTACTGGAAGAAATGATTGGTCGTCTACCTTGCCAGAAGAAAATAGATCTTTCTTCTACCCTTCGGTTAACCTGTCGTTCTTGACGAACCGTTTTATCGATCCTGAAAGAAAGGTTTTGGACCTACTAAAGATCAGGGGAAGTTGGGCACAAGTGGGTAATGATACTGGAGCTTATCAACTTTCACAAACCTATCCTGTAAGTACGATCGGTTATTTGGGTTTAACTGTATTGGGTTTCCCAGATGTGAAATACAATCCAAATCTTAAACCGGAAAATGTGACTTCTTCTGAAATAGGTTTTGAGGCGCGGCTATTCCAAAATAGATTGTTTGCTGATTTCTCTTATTACAACATTGTTACCAAAGACATGATATTCAGGACTCCTGTTAATCCGGCTACCGGTTACAGTTTTTTCCTGGATAATTTTGGAGAGGTACAGAATAAGGGTATTGAATTACAATTTGGAGGTACACCTGTAAGAACGGATAATTTCTCATGGGATGTTAATTTAAATTACTCCAAGAATGAGAATACCGTAAACGAAATGATTCAGGAATTGGAAACAGTGACATTGAATACAACCAATAGCGGTAACGTGTCCATTAGAGCTCAGATTGATGGTGGTATAGGCGATATTTATGGAACGGTATGGGATACAGACGACAGTGGAAATTTATTGGTAAATGCCGAAGGATTGCCTATTGCCTCTTCGGAAACCGTATTGATAGGAAATTCACAACCGGATTGGCAAGGGGGAATTACCAATACGTTTACATACAAAAACTTGTCCATGCGCTTTTTAGTGGACGGAAGATTTGGAGGTAAGGTATATTCCGCCACTTCTGCATCCTTGGATGGTACTGGTGTTTCTGAAAGAAGTTTGGCCTTTAGGGAAGATGGTATTGTAGTTGATGCCATTAATACCGACACTGGTGCCCAGAATACAGTAAATGTATCTGGACAGCGTTATTGGGGAGCTATGTCAGGAATAGCTGAAAATTATATTTACGACCAAACCAATGTGCGTTTAAGGGAATTTTCTTTAACTTATAGTTTACCAAACAAGGTGTCAAAATCCTTAGGAGTAAATTCTGCTTCACTTGGATTAATAGGTAGAAATTTATTTTTCTTCCATAAAGATGCACCGGATATCGATCCAGAAGCTGTACTTGGAACTGGACTTAGTGGTCAAGGTATTTCACTCAACAACGTACCGACTATTAGAAGTATTGGTTTGAATTTTATTCTTAATTTCTAA
- a CDS encoding alpha-L-fucosidase, whose protein sequence is MNIKMYRLRSLLMPLTLTFICQLVGAQAIYEDERYVPETDPLVLEKLEQWQDLKFGLLMHWGTYSQWGIVESWSLCPEEYGWCERTKGSNPSDYNTYKKEYEGLQKTFNPVKFDPDKWAKAAKNAGMKYVVFTTKHHDGFSMFDSKYTDYKITDPKTPFSTNPKANITKEIFNSFREQGLWAGAYFSKPDWNTPTYWDPYYPPRDRNVNYEPEANPEKWQSYIDFTHNQILELLTDYGKVDILWLDGGWVAKTPKSEITNWYEQQLVNNDNGYLKNRIVNQDIKMDELVVKAREKQPGLIVVDRAVHGKNQNYLTPENRVPEKPLPYPWESCIIAGGGWSYSFDAKYMSGREAIHTLVDIVAKGGNLLLNVAPSPEGEWDEGAYKLLNEIGNWMSVNKEAIYGTRSMAPFKFDNVCVTAKPDGSVYLTYLVEKGQTSLPTEIVFPDFKPKRSVKAQLLGTMQKLKWTQKEDGMVIQLPKDMSGKLLDTEAFVIKIK, encoded by the coding sequence ATGAATATAAAAATGTACAGATTAAGATCTCTTTTGATGCCGTTAACATTGACATTTATTTGTCAGTTAGTGGGTGCACAGGCCATTTACGAGGACGAGCGATATGTTCCCGAGACCGATCCCTTGGTACTTGAGAAATTGGAACAATGGCAGGATTTGAAATTTGGTCTTCTCATGCATTGGGGAACCTATAGTCAGTGGGGTATTGTGGAATCATGGTCCCTATGTCCCGAAGAATATGGTTGGTGCGAGCGGACCAAAGGCTCCAATCCCAGTGATTATAATACATATAAAAAGGAATATGAGGGCTTGCAAAAAACCTTCAATCCGGTGAAATTTGATCCGGATAAATGGGCCAAGGCGGCAAAGAATGCGGGGATGAAGTACGTGGTATTCACCACCAAGCACCATGATGGTTTTTCCATGTTCGATTCCAAATACACCGACTATAAAATAACGGATCCGAAGACCCCATTTTCCACTAATCCTAAAGCCAATATCACCAAGGAAATATTCAATTCCTTCAGAGAACAGGGATTATGGGCAGGAGCTTATTTTTCCAAGCCAGATTGGAATACCCCTACCTATTGGGATCCCTATTATCCTCCTAGGGATAGAAATGTTAATTATGAGCCAGAGGCAAACCCTGAAAAGTGGCAGTCTTATATAGATTTTACCCACAATCAAATTTTGGAATTGCTAACAGATTACGGCAAGGTAGATATATTGTGGTTGGATGGCGGCTGGGTGGCCAAAACACCAAAATCTGAAATTACCAATTGGTACGAGCAACAGTTGGTAAACAATGACAATGGGTATCTGAAGAATCGGATTGTTAATCAGGATATTAAGATGGATGAACTGGTAGTAAAGGCCAGGGAAAAGCAACCGGGGTTAATTGTAGTGGACCGTGCTGTTCATGGTAAAAATCAAAATTACTTAACACCGGAAAATAGGGTGCCGGAAAAACCACTTCCCTATCCTTGGGAATCCTGTATCATAGCTGGCGGTGGATGGTCCTATTCTTTCGATGCCAAGTACATGTCCGGACGGGAAGCCATTCACACCTTGGTGGATATTGTTGCCAAAGGGGGTAATTTGTTGTTGAATGTTGCTCCAAGCCCTGAAGGCGAGTGGGATGAAGGGGCGTATAAATTGTTGAATGAAATAGGGAATTGGATGTCGGTAAACAAGGAGGCCATTTATGGCACTAGATCTATGGCGCCATTTAAATTTGACAATGTTTGTGTTACTGCCAAGCCTGATGGTTCAGTATACCTCACTTATCTAGTAGAAAAAGGGCAGACTTCCCTGCCTACCGAGATTGTATTTCCAGATTTTAAACCAAAAAGGAGTGTTAAGGCGCAACTATTGGGGACCATGCAGAAATTGAAATGGACCCAAAAAGAAGATGGAATGGTTATTCAGCTGCCCAAGGATATGTCGGGTAAATTGTTGGATACCGAAGCATTTGTAATCAAAATTAAATAG
- a CDS encoding DUF4838 domain-containing protein, giving the protein MKIFKSNFRILSLLLLLLIFTSCNRDGIELVHDGQTDYEIVFMGNATESQYKSAEILQRYLKEISGVELELVDESSQDLNKNKIYLGNIEGEDLKQQEIAIRTENKDLYILGGSDKATKYAVYEFLERYLNCRWYAPEVEKIPVSKIIDLPALDYVYTPDITTRTVHSRLFYDNPDYAEQQKVTQESFPTYVPSARVHTFHKFLPEEKFYKSHPEYFALRGDQRLPTQLCLTNPEVLAIVKDSVASLFEQYPQSKVISVSQDDNQQHCQCDNCSKIDEEEGSASGTMIRFVNEVAANFPDKMISTLAYQYTRKPCKTKPLENVLITLTSIECDRSAPIAEKCADFANDLVGWGKLTQNIRIWDYTTQFTNFFAPFPNIHTFQPNIQLFRDNNAKWVFEQHSNNPSELFELRSYITAKLLWNPDQNFDALLTDFASGYYEESGIYIKEYIDEIHAKLMEDKDFFLFLYGDPSEAFSSYLSPEMLSKYSQLFDDAEKAVAKKPEILARVKVARLGVDFAELEASRKNFTDRYRLLIPNDEGKKIINPLVTTLLDNFKAITAKNNITLMNEMGFTVTEYLANYMSALEVIRMPNVAMGKNVVTNTKPKKYAKEDPMALTDGALGGSSFYANWLGYEGNDMEVVVDLGEPMDINTISLAFLQVTNHVVFFPEKVTYSGSLDNEHFENFGTINNPFPLTKDSKVNDIQFFKLNFEKRNTRYIKVRATNTQTPYWHHAAGLPSWIFADEIIIN; this is encoded by the coding sequence ATGAAAATATTTAAGTCAAATTTCAGAATCCTAAGTCTCTTATTATTACTATTGATTTTCACCTCTTGTAATAGGGATGGAATTGAACTGGTTCATGATGGTCAGACAGACTACGAAATTGTTTTTATGGGCAATGCTACGGAGAGTCAGTATAAATCTGCCGAAATACTACAGCGTTACCTGAAAGAAATTAGTGGGGTAGAGTTGGAATTGGTAGATGAAAGCTCTCAGGATCTCAATAAGAATAAGATCTATTTGGGTAACATTGAGGGCGAAGATTTGAAACAGCAAGAAATTGCCATTCGGACAGAAAATAAGGACTTGTATATCTTGGGAGGGTCCGATAAGGCTACCAAATATGCCGTATACGAATTTCTGGAACGCTATTTAAATTGTAGGTGGTATGCTCCCGAAGTTGAAAAAATACCAGTTTCCAAAATTATTGATCTTCCTGCTTTGGACTATGTATATACCCCTGATATTACTACCAGAACGGTACATTCAAGATTGTTTTATGATAATCCTGACTATGCGGAACAGCAGAAGGTAACACAGGAATCCTTTCCTACCTATGTCCCCAGTGCCAGGGTACATACGTTCCACAAGTTTTTGCCCGAAGAAAAATTCTACAAATCACATCCGGAATATTTTGCCTTAAGGGGCGACCAAAGGCTGCCTACCCAATTGTGTTTGACCAATCCTGAGGTTTTGGCGATTGTTAAGGACTCGGTAGCTTCCTTGTTTGAACAATATCCACAGTCCAAGGTTATATCGGTGAGTCAGGATGATAACCAGCAGCATTGCCAGTGCGACAATTGTAGTAAAATTGATGAGGAAGAGGGTAGTGCGTCCGGTACCATGATACGATTTGTAAATGAAGTGGCGGCTAATTTTCCGGATAAAATGATCTCCACTCTGGCCTATCAATACACTAGAAAGCCATGTAAGACCAAGCCTTTGGAGAATGTATTGATTACACTAACTTCTATAGAATGCGACAGAAGTGCACCTATTGCAGAAAAATGTGCGGATTTTGCTAACGATTTAGTTGGATGGGGTAAATTGACCCAGAACATTAGGATTTGGGATTATACTACACAGTTTACCAATTTTTTTGCACCCTTTCCCAATATCCATACATTTCAGCCTAATATTCAATTGTTTCGGGACAACAATGCCAAGTGGGTTTTTGAACAGCACAGTAACAATCCTAGCGAACTTTTTGAACTTAGGTCTTATATAACTGCAAAACTACTCTGGAATCCGGATCAAAATTTTGATGCCTTGTTAACGGACTTTGCCTCAGGTTATTATGAGGAATCGGGCATTTATATAAAAGAGTACATCGATGAGATTCATGCCAAGTTAATGGAAGACAAGGATTTTTTTCTATTCCTCTACGGAGATCCATCAGAGGCATTTTCATCCTATTTAAGTCCGGAGATGCTTTCTAAGTATTCCCAACTATTTGATGATGCGGAAAAGGCAGTGGCCAAAAAACCCGAAATTTTGGCACGTGTAAAAGTGGCCCGCTTGGGGGTAGATTTTGCCGAATTGGAGGCCAGTAGGAAGAATTTTACGGACCGATATAGGCTTTTGATCCCTAATGATGAAGGTAAAAAAATAATAAATCCGTTGGTAACTACCTTACTGGATAATTTTAAGGCTATCACTGCCAAGAACAATATTACCTTAATGAATGAAATGGGTTTTACGGTGACCGAGTATTTGGCAAATTACATGTCGGCACTAGAGGTAATAAGAATGCCAAATGTTGCCATGGGCAAAAATGTGGTTACCAATACAAAGCCCAAAAAATATGCAAAGGAAGATCCCATGGCACTTACGGATGGGGCTTTGGGAGGAAGCAGTTTTTATGCCAACTGGTTGGGGTATGAGGGCAATGATATGGAGGTAGTGGTAGATTTAGGTGAGCCTATGGACATAAATACCATTTCCTTGGCCTTTTTACAGGTTACGAATCATGTTGTTTTTTTTCCCGAGAAGGTTACCTATTCTGGCTCCTTGGATAACGAGCATTTTGAGAATTTTGGAACTATTAATAATCCCTTTCCCTTAACCAAGGACAGCAAGGTCAACGACATTCAATTTTTTAAATTGAATTTTGAAAAAAGGAACACGCGGTATATTAAGGTGAGGGCTACAAATACACAAACACCCTATTGGCATCACGCTGCTGGATTGCCTTCGTGGATTTTTGCTGATGAAATAATAATTAATTAA
- a CDS encoding SusD/RagB family nutrient-binding outer membrane lipoprotein, producing the protein MKSILKKIAFIFLVILGFNSCSDFDEINENPNAFTSDEVSAKFFMTELQIQLYAPNRYPYWRAQLIHADRYAGHFTFGFSGSWWTDALGYDYNSGYTDAAYDWMSGYLGKLSGFINFVKEGGDLQNEKFYAIGLIMKGLYYQMYVDTFGMAPYTEAFDPDNITPKYDELSTIYQGTIADLDEAMAIIGDAEVSGEGVELLTNNDLFFGGDMQKWKKLANTLKLRMALRAQGADGATFAEGAIAEALAAPLLTASDENALMEKDPDISQWANAAYGDVWWNFGTGSNWNVGKTLIDYLRNNNDPRLTYYAKPIDGGDVVLTQDAEGDSRDLFSKHSAFILQQLDDAGVSYTSTSGTKTDDGVTIDTVGISIAAGDYYVGQPTRLNGFIYGQVKEQLFSRPADIVINPKNQGKEIFPEVVMTAAEGNFLQAEAIVKGLASGDAQSLYQEGIRQAMAMWDVPEGDISTFLGTEDMAQLNGSVDENLEKIAIQRWIVSYTDGFEAWAIVRDTGYPTELYEGVSDFDIYAAGTTLNGAYPQRMRYGNGAYNTNGDNTNAALQQQGPDVQGTKLWWAK; encoded by the coding sequence ATGAAAAGTATATTAAAAAAGATAGCCTTTATTTTTTTGGTGATTCTTGGATTTAACAGTTGTTCGGATTTTGACGAAATCAATGAAAATCCAAATGCCTTTACTTCGGATGAAGTGAGTGCCAAATTTTTTATGACGGAATTACAGATTCAGTTATATGCTCCAAACCGTTATCCTTATTGGAGGGCACAACTTATCCACGCGGATCGTTATGCCGGTCATTTTACCTTTGGGTTTAGCGGTAGTTGGTGGACAGATGCCTTGGGATATGATTACAATTCCGGTTATACGGATGCTGCATACGACTGGATGTCTGGGTATCTAGGTAAATTAAGTGGATTTATCAATTTTGTGAAAGAGGGTGGCGATCTTCAAAATGAGAAGTTCTATGCCATTGGGCTTATAATGAAGGGTCTATACTATCAAATGTATGTGGATACTTTTGGTATGGCTCCTTACACCGAAGCTTTCGATCCAGATAATATAACACCAAAATATGACGAACTATCCACCATTTATCAAGGGACGATTGCTGATTTGGATGAGGCCATGGCAATTATTGGAGATGCTGAAGTATCTGGAGAAGGGGTTGAATTGTTGACCAATAATGATCTTTTCTTTGGAGGTGATATGCAGAAATGGAAGAAATTGGCCAATACTTTAAAATTGAGAATGGCCTTAAGGGCTCAAGGGGCAGATGGGGCAACATTTGCGGAAGGCGCCATTGCTGAGGCTTTGGCAGCACCACTTTTGACCGCTTCCGATGAAAATGCATTGATGGAAAAGGATCCGGATATTAGCCAATGGGCCAACGCTGCCTATGGTGACGTATGGTGGAATTTTGGCACTGGTTCAAATTGGAATGTAGGTAAAACACTGATCGACTACCTAAGAAACAATAACGATCCTCGATTGACTTACTATGCAAAGCCGATAGATGGCGGGGATGTAGTCTTAACCCAGGATGCCGAAGGGGATTCTAGGGATCTATTTTCCAAGCATTCTGCTTTTATCTTGCAACAACTGGATGACGCTGGAGTGTCTTACACTTCTACTTCTGGGACTAAAACTGATGATGGGGTTACTATTGATACGGTAGGTATTTCCATAGCAGCAGGAGATTATTACGTAGGTCAGCCTACTCGCTTGAACGGATTTATCTATGGCCAGGTAAAGGAACAGCTATTTTCCAGACCGGCAGATATTGTAATTAATCCTAAAAACCAGGGTAAAGAGATTTTTCCTGAAGTGGTAATGACCGCCGCGGAAGGTAATTTTCTACAGGCAGAGGCAATTGTAAAAGGCTTGGCCTCAGGAGATGCCCAATCACTTTATCAGGAAGGTATTCGCCAGGCAATGGCCATGTGGGACGTGCCAGAAGGAGATATATCTACATTTCTAGGAACTGAGGATATGGCGCAATTGAACGGATCGGTAGACGAGAATCTTGAGAAGATTGCGATACAGCGATGGATTGTTTCATATACCGACGGTTTTGAAGCCTGGGCCATAGTTCGTGATACCGGATATCCGACTGAGTTGTATGAAGGAGTTAGTGATTTTGATATTTACGCAGCGGGAACTACCTTAAATGGTGCTTATCCCCAACGCATGCGCTATGGGAATGGTGCTTATAACACCAATGGTGACAATACAAATGCTGCACTACAACAACAAGGGCCAGATGTTCAGGGTACCAAACTCTGGTGGGCCAAATAG